From a region of the Candidatus Auribacterota bacterium genome:
- a CDS encoding hydrogenase maturation nickel metallochaperone HypA has translation MHELSIVQEIIRRIDLQRARDHFSKVKAIEVVCGRYSCLTEDHIQSCFDIAAKSSCMEGAKLKLIRSPARYRCADCGTEFESEHEEDLRCSSCNSADAVSAIDQAIYIRALEVE, from the coding sequence ATGCACGAGCTGTCGATCGTCCAAGAAATTATCCGGCGAATAGACCTCCAGCGCGCGAGAGATCATTTCTCAAAGGTGAAGGCGATCGAGGTCGTGTGCGGGAGGTACAGCTGCCTCACGGAAGATCACATCCAGTCCTGCTTTGACATCGCCGCGAAATCGTCCTGCATGGAGGGCGCGAAACTGAAACTCATCCGATCGCCCGCCCGCTACCGATGCGCGGACTGCGGCACCGAGTTCGAAAGCGAGCACGAGGAGGATCTGAGGTGCTCCTCGTGCAACTCGGCCGACGCAGTGAGCGCGATCGATCAGGCGATCTACATCCGTGCGCTTGAGGTCGAGTGA